Part of the Melitaea cinxia chromosome 14, ilMelCinx1.1, whole genome shotgun sequence genome is shown below.
CTGGACGCGTGCCCGTTGCACTTGCATCGACCGCCGACCGCGAAATCCGAAACGGCGTAGTGCTGCGAACCAGGCGCCGCTTGCAACTTATTGTCAATCTCATCACCTTCGTTCACCATGTGGAGACGGTTGAACACGACTCGCACGTCAGTTGCCGTGACCCAGTCTTGAAGAACAGGTGATATGTCGAAGTTGGCAGCGCTTGGACGTCCCTCAAGGGTGCTAAACGCGAGTCTAGCACCCCCAGAACTCTCCCCGGCCAGCCTGTGGGAGTCAGAACACCTCGCCTCCTGCTCATTCGCTGCGGTCACCGTCGCTTTATTCGGCCGCCCGTACACTCGCCTACACTGGCTCGAATAGAATTGGAAAGGTTGCCAAGTGACCCCGTAATCCGCGCTCTTGTATATAGCTACGGAGTCGGGACGCGCTGCCTTCGGACAGAATTGTAAGCTCACGTACGTGAGCTCGTACTTCTTGCCCAGGGAGAGAGTGAGGGAGACGTTATCTGGAGGGGAATCGTAGGAGGCCGGTGGGAGGGCCGCTGATCTCCAGCAGGTCACGTCATGAGGGTTGTTCAGGTCGGTTAAATGAGCAGGTGGGTGACGCCGATCACTGCGCGTCGCGTCACATACTCGGCACGAGTTCTCAGGGTTCAGATCACCGGGTGGATCGCAAAGTCGTTCCGGGCCCCGTCTGCCGCAGATGGAGGAGGCCACGACGGGGTTCCCGAAGGCAGCATTGACAAAATCCGGGATGCAGCGCCTCGGACGGCCGTCCTCATAGCAGGGGTCGGGCGGAGAAACCGCCAGGGCAAGGGCCGCGGTGGCGAGGAAGGCCACGGCGCGGGCGGGCATGCTCACTCACTCGTCACTCACTCGCGTACTCGGCTCTAACACGTGCGCGCCGGTCGGATGCCGCCGGCAGACTAACTCGCGGGGCGGGAGCTTACGAGCTTCGGTACGCGCTAGGCGACTTTGTTAGTGAAAGTTTTTTCTTTCGCGGCACCTGGATTTTATCtctatttaatgaaatttcattatttaaacacTCCGGTTTTTACTAATCGACTTTTAATgaaatagcaataaataaaatagtaaagcTTTTGTACATTAAATGGAACATTTAACGTTTCCACTCTTTTGTATACTATACGCAAATACATTCATAAAACTAAAGCACAGAAAAGCATTtgagataataattttatctttaattttaccgtctttttaaaaactattataaaaattaatcgatGTGTTTGTTTTCTCGTTCTTTATCTGCAAAAAAACAAGATACAAATCTAGTAAAAGACaaagaaaatacaaaagaaaaacgacgtaaaaaaataataatcttaaatataaaacagaatGCCATTTGTATCGAGTTGAAATTGTCTCTGTGTTGTACAGGTgtttttgtcaaaataaatacaatttttttgtaccATTGCGTGACATAAACACATTAATGttacatattgataaattaataaattatacaaattggTGTTATCATATAACGTGAGTTACGGGAGGAAATATCACTCTCATACCTTCATCTTGCTAAAATCTGTAACAAGTTCAAACTTACTCTAAATAGCACTAACAAGTAATAGTACGAGTATATTCCAATATATAGGTAAGGTACCCGGTTGTTTTGGTAGCGGGATGAAGTCATTATTGCACTTGTGACGCTCTTAGGGCCTGTTCCACcatgacgatacaaatagactttgacagctgGACCTAAAATAGGTCATTAGGACCTGtctctcctcaattaataaactacaactttatgattaatatatgcgaatacattcataaatatagtagaattcgatggtaaaaaaactaaataaaaaaagtgcgtgtgtgtgtgtgtgtgtgttatgtaCATACCTaagaaatttaacttcattGATTAGCAATCTTTACGTTGCTAACTTAtttgttgactagctaacttcagggtgtcggtttttttgtgacggtgggCGCGCGCGTCCTAAAAATTTACTCCAATCATTTTTTCCTAACgtaccaaaagaagtataacttcaaaaactttAACTATCGGATACCGTCattcgtcaaatagcgttatccacaactggagAAACTGGCCCTTAGTGTTACAGACGTGCATAGGCATAACCACCAACACCGTACGCGTGATtgataaaaaaacatcaatcGTTACCTTTATGGTTTGTAATTTCTACATTTacgtaaataacaaaatataaaaattcatgaTGACATTCATATAACACTTTTAGAAACGAAATTACAAGAAACGAAATTAAAAGTGCTCTATTACCAAGACGTAGAAAAGGAAGTCCAAACAATCAGAAACCAGTCTAATAAAATTAGACGTACTTATAAatcatttaactttattttagttCACAGGGGGTTGAGATCGGTCGGTCAGACCTTAAACCACATTGTGACCATGAGGGTTCCATTCTTATTCCAGTAACAATGCTTTTGTGtgattgtgtttttattgttCGTCTGTACTTAATTAATGGCaatttattgcaataaattaaatagaaattgttttgaatttttagttataaatagtagtaatattACGTATTATActgttaaaatcaaaataagattagttttaagattttttttgcacttaaaaatatataataattggaATACTATttgtgtacataaataaatattataattaaaattaaagcctatatattgttaattgtacgttataaactataatataataatagtaataataaaagtctGTTGTCATACAGCCTACATCCTTCCCTAATAAAGACCATCTATCAAAAACacgtttttaaatagttttgacAAGGTTATGTAAGATATGGGCTAAATAGAGCTGATGGATttcttcatatttaatttataaaaaattacaacaccCTACTATGCACacacgcgcacgcacacacaccaCGATCACACAACAACACCAACACTTACAAAAAACCACAAACAACAAATAAcgagtaaacaaaaaatcaaaaatgacaCGCCTCAATCTAATCTATATCGACTCATATTGTTTTTAAGTAAATCCAAAAGGATAtactaataaaacaattttatacgaTCGACATCCGATCGCAGTTACgagaaatataatcaaaataaaattccatACATTAtattgaaagaattttaataacTCTATTGTCTTCCCGTGAATGTCGACGGGTtgataaaagtattaaaacttACGGCGGAGTGGTGAAGTGGTCACAGATATTGAATTTAAGAGGttagactaaattaaaaatatcaaattaaagcTTCACACACAACGGCCCCCACTTGGTTTTTTTCCTGTGTCCGGAAATAAGCTCAGAGGCtgattatatcattttatagtttATGCAATGATTAGTGCCTAGAATTTTGTGACTTagtttagtttataaataattcaaatcaaaattagtttttcattttgtcaccagtggaggcaataaggcgaggagttatgtcaattaaatttttttttagcactgctacttcAAGGTCCAattgtttcgactgcaaacggcacaaagatataatttgcaattagtgacgaatatttgtgccgtttagtcgtttcagctttttccgcagCGACTCCCACTTTTAAGGCTATTTCcttgacatgagacggagcaagtgtgtcaacgcaggttgtatcccacaaaagcgcccgtccccaaAAGGGctagtgcattttttgcccCCGAGAATCGCCATAGCGATCCAACGGGGAAACGCTGCCAGCAtccttggcacaattccacgcggacatgatttataccaaaaactaatctgtaaatatttagttcttaagttaaGTATAAGTAAGAAGAACAAtgagaaaaaatgttttttcctTCTCATGAGAAGTTGTCAAATTTGACTTAAGTCTTATTAGAATGATGGCGACGAAATGCCACGTGCTGAGATCGAACCCTCGACCGCTAGTGCAGTAGCCAGAAGCCACTGCTGCGACTGTCGCGCTAACGCGTCGTATATTTTATCTacaactagcttttacccgcgacttcgcacacatcgatttttttttaataaaaagcatCCTATGTTAACTTTAATacttccaagaatatgtgtacaaagtttcatgatgatcggttaagtagttttcgcgtgaaagcgtaacaaacaaacttacatccccatttataatattagtagggacaataattatgtaattgtgtttgcacgcaaacgaaaaaaaagtctTCAAGTTACATCGatgagtaataaaatgagaactcaaatacgcattattacggGTAAATCCATAACTTCAGATATTACTCAAATTAAAACAACCACCACATAAGAAGACAAGCACTAGCgttcaaatacaaaaagaataatcaattttaactgaggtaggtcacagcactgttttcaagcaatattgtgctcctgttggtgagtaaggtgatcagagctcctggggggattggggattgggtcggcaacgcgtttgcgatgcttctagtgtttgcaggcgtctataagctacgataatcgcttaccatcaggtgagccgtacgcttgtacatagtgatataaaaaaaaatccatattaagatataaatatcTGAAAGCGCTATAAAATGTCGCTCTCAACGGCGATTAGCATCAGCGTCACTAAGCGTCAGCGTCAGTTATCTCATACGATTTCTCCTTCCTTTTTTTATACTAGATTAAGGGCCTTAGGAATTTACTCAATTACTTAATATAGGCCTTAGGCCTATATTAAGGAGTAAattccaaaataaataattattcaatttggtAGGTTCATTTGGATGTTAAGCGTACATTACATTTCAGCGATccgtttttatatgtatagactaGACGCACCACGTGGTTTCTCCCGTAACTTTaggataataattgtgtttgctcgcaaacgaaaaaaaccaacttcaattgcatcgacaatatatattaagttgacgaaaaaaataacatacgCACTattcgtcactacgattttcgagggtttacctccatttctctggaatcccatcatcctgctttccttatcatggtaccactcttgggatatcttctttccaacgaaaaaagaattatcaaaatcacttcataagcgacgaagttatgcccgaacatatattaaaaaaaaaattatatacgctcgaattgagtaacctcctccttttttgagtcGCTTACAATAGGCTAGAAACCCACcccatttgtatttgtatataaatatataagtaggtATTTCTTGTTATTGTGGACGTATACTTATACTCAGACTCATAAAAACCGGTCAAGCGTGAGACATATTCGGTCGTGCCCCTGTTATGTTTAACAACATATAATTTTTGAGATCgtgcttaatatatttaaaaatatcacgttTCTTGTATGAGAAACTctaatttcaagtttgttacttttattgtttCTAGTTCTAGtggctattatattattatatatattattgcatATTCTCTGACAGCTTTAAATTTCTActtatgctttttttttgtacaactaagtcggcaaacaagagtataggtcacctgatggtaagcgattaccgtagcttatagttgTATatagcctgcaacaccagaagtatcgcaagcatggtgccgaccctacctccaatACCCCAGGAGCTAGATTTAAGAACAAAAActctaaaatgttaaataaaattgtttttccttttatagTACTAGTGCGACAAACGGCCACACCGTCTACACGATGGTAAGCGGTCTTACTCTATAGGCACTAGCAACAACAAGAGCTTGTTTTTCTCCTCCCCGTTCTGAAAAGCACGTAAACCTGTCATTTGTAATTAACACTTAAGTCGTCCGCTCGATTGACAAATTAGTATTCCGTGTTTGTGTTTTGTGCCATACTATATCTCGAACAATAAATGTAATCAGTACACGTTGATATCGTAAATATCTGATAATAGTCGTTAACAAGGAGCTCTATTCTACATTCTCCAATAATTCTCGTCTAcctatagaaaataattttctatactAACTTTAAATGAGATGAGACTAAGGCTGGGATGTTAAAAGACCACTCCAGCTCAAAACAATTATGTTTACGTTTTAATTTTGACGGATAATATCTAGAAAgtgataaatatgttttaataaattcgaATTAAAATTCCAGAGTTCATTGGAAGCAGTATTATCTTGATTTATTTCCGAAAGCGTCTGACGGCCTTCCCCTTCCGAGTTAACTCGAAAGCAACGCTTGATTACAATCGCATTGAGACCATTCTCAGTTCTCATTCAACAATAAACATTGAacaatacattataaaatacttacaatACATCAAAATAACTAATTCGTTTGATATCAAATGTGATTTATATATAGTTTCCAGTAGAAACATTATGCATCTTAGCGTTCtcttggcggttgcgggttcgatccccgcacatgacatttgtattggccatacaggtgtttgccgtggtctgggtgtttgtgcagtccttgtaggtctccccaccgggactcggcgagcacgttaagccgtcgttcccggttgttatcatgtacacctgatagcgatcgttactcatagtagggaatatatccgccaacccgcattggagcagcgtggtggattaagttctgatccttctcctacgtggggaaagaggcctatccccagtagtgggatattacaggctgaagcgtactatGCATCTTAAGCTTACcgattatgatatttttaatttgtatgttgAATGTTCGGACAGCGATCATTGATTCGATTAATGTTTAAAAGGAATATTTCTGTGAAtctatttgttttgtttcttgTCAGTGTCTATCCTTGTCTCCCCATCCGTATGTTATGTTTTCTATCTATATTTCAAACATATaagatatattagaaaaaattgttatcatatatatatatcatatcacgtttgttaatttaaattttaaaccgatggatggtcgtaattggc
Proteins encoded:
- the LOC123659449 gene encoding netrin-B-like → MPARAVAFLATAALALAVSPPDPCYEDGRPRRCIPDFVNAAFGNPVVASSICGRRGPERLCDPPGDLNPENSCRVCDATRSDRRHPPAHLTDLNNPHDVTCWRSAALPPASYDSPPDNVSLTLSLGKKYELTYVSLQFCPKAARPDSVAIYKSADYGVTWQPFQFYSSQCRRVYGRPNKATVTAANEQEARCSDSHRLAGESSGGARLAFSTLEGRPSAANFDISPVLQDWVTATDVRVVFNRLHMVNEGDEIDNKLQAAPGSQHYAVSDFAVGGRCKCNGHASRCIPAKGEESQGVQLACDCKHNTAGRDCERCKPFHFDRPWGRATARDANECKGRKLKIKLRIF